From Macrobrachium nipponense isolate FS-2020 chromosome 6, ASM1510439v2, whole genome shotgun sequence, a single genomic window includes:
- the LOC135216037 gene encoding uncharacterized protein LOC135216037 isoform X1, with amino-acid sequence MGFCDKSRHSPAFNGIPVLICALLLPLGVTGFPNPSGGQAYQLTSVHNVESNADESGGIWDIAFALMPQIESLVQNVTQQASSSSLKDAERFKDIIQLFIPFMRKTLEFQAEDEGRKVSADEFEVLDAVEFALHHISQLASSAIGTGSSSGDSFDPSSFLPDYTDLLLDIPDVNIPPVVIPETKIPELTIPEINIPGGSDIPEKKITFQNIPEVNIPGKTVPVTSGPLTDGLRRTKPATKGSTTSNKSPSRILQPQTTTAKPIRATTTQKPVKLRPTEQMVKTPTPEGAPSRGQAKGPRRTAPSSVLREKLFATEGRTLNAENEAKQTLPFRHVPQSGGDSEPTTVVHSLPGGGFFYRVTQ; translated from the exons ATGGGTTTTTGTGACAAATCTCGACACTCGCCTGCTTTTAATGGAATACCG GTGCTGATATGTGCATTACTGCTACCTTTAGGGGTAACAGGGTTTCCGAATCCATCGGGAGGGCAGGCTTATCAACTTACATCTGTCCACAATGTAGAATCAAATGCAGATGAATCAGGAGGCATCTGGGACATTGCCTTCGCTCTCATGCCCCAGATTGAGAGCCTCGTACAGAACGTCACACAGCAGGCTTCGTCATCCAGTCTCAAGGATGCTGAACGCTTCAAGGATATCATACAACTGTTCATCCCCTTCATGAGGAAGACCCTCGAGTTTCAAGCTGAAGATGAGGGTCGCAAAGTCAGCGCTGATGAGTTCGAAGTACTTGATGCCGTGGAGTTTGCTTTGCATCACATTTCTCAATTAGCTTCATCAGCTATCGGAACAGGCTCCTCTTCAGGTGATAGCTTTGACCCCAGCAGCTTCCTCCCTGATTATACAGATCTTCTCTTAGACATTCCAGATGTTAATATACCACCTGTTGTTATACCAGAAACTAAAATTCCAGAACTGACAATTCCAGAAATTAACATTCCAGGAGGTTCTGAtattccagagaaaaaaataactttccaaaACATTCCAGAAGTAAATATCCCAGGTAAAACTGTACCTGTGACAAGTGGTCCCCTAACTGACGGGCTTAGGAGAACAAAGCCTGCTACCAAAGGGTCTACCACTTCTAATAAGTCTCCCTCCAGAATTCTGCAGCCACAGACAACAACAGCTAAACCGATCCGGGCAACTACAACACAGAAGCCCGTGAAGCTGCGCCCAACAGAGCAAATGGTCAAGACACCAACGCCTGAAGGTGCACCGTCCAGAGGGCAGGCTAAAGGCCCCCGAAGGACTGCGCCTTCAAGTGTTCTTCGAGAGAAACTATTCGCCACTGAAGGTAGGACCCTCAACGCAGAAAATGAGGCGAAACAGACGCTGCCCTTCAGGCACGTACCCCAAAGCGGAGGGGATTCAGAACCGACTACAGTAGTCCATTCACTACCGGGTGGCGGTTTTTTCTACAGGGTTACGCAATAA
- the LOC135216037 gene encoding uncharacterized protein LOC135216037 isoform X2, which translates to MRSRMVLICALLLPLGVTGFPNPSGGQAYQLTSVHNVESNADESGGIWDIAFALMPQIESLVQNVTQQASSSSLKDAERFKDIIQLFIPFMRKTLEFQAEDEGRKVSADEFEVLDAVEFALHHISQLASSAIGTGSSSGDSFDPSSFLPDYTDLLLDIPDVNIPPVVIPETKIPELTIPEINIPGGSDIPEKKITFQNIPEVNIPGKTVPVTSGPLTDGLRRTKPATKGSTTSNKSPSRILQPQTTTAKPIRATTTQKPVKLRPTEQMVKTPTPEGAPSRGQAKGPRRTAPSSVLREKLFATEGRTLNAENEAKQTLPFRHVPQSGGDSEPTTVVHSLPGGGFFYRVTQ; encoded by the exons ATGAGGTCCCGCATG GTGCTGATATGTGCATTACTGCTACCTTTAGGGGTAACAGGGTTTCCGAATCCATCGGGAGGGCAGGCTTATCAACTTACATCTGTCCACAATGTAGAATCAAATGCAGATGAATCAGGAGGCATCTGGGACATTGCCTTCGCTCTCATGCCCCAGATTGAGAGCCTCGTACAGAACGTCACACAGCAGGCTTCGTCATCCAGTCTCAAGGATGCTGAACGCTTCAAGGATATCATACAACTGTTCATCCCCTTCATGAGGAAGACCCTCGAGTTTCAAGCTGAAGATGAGGGTCGCAAAGTCAGCGCTGATGAGTTCGAAGTACTTGATGCCGTGGAGTTTGCTTTGCATCACATTTCTCAATTAGCTTCATCAGCTATCGGAACAGGCTCCTCTTCAGGTGATAGCTTTGACCCCAGCAGCTTCCTCCCTGATTATACAGATCTTCTCTTAGACATTCCAGATGTTAATATACCACCTGTTGTTATACCAGAAACTAAAATTCCAGAACTGACAATTCCAGAAATTAACATTCCAGGAGGTTCTGAtattccagagaaaaaaataactttccaaaACATTCCAGAAGTAAATATCCCAGGTAAAACTGTACCTGTGACAAGTGGTCCCCTAACTGACGGGCTTAGGAGAACAAAGCCTGCTACCAAAGGGTCTACCACTTCTAATAAGTCTCCCTCCAGAATTCTGCAGCCACAGACAACAACAGCTAAACCGATCCGGGCAACTACAACACAGAAGCCCGTGAAGCTGCGCCCAACAGAGCAAATGGTCAAGACACCAACGCCTGAAGGTGCACCGTCCAGAGGGCAGGCTAAAGGCCCCCGAAGGACTGCGCCTTCAAGTGTTCTTCGAGAGAAACTATTCGCCACTGAAGGTAGGACCCTCAACGCAGAAAATGAGGCGAAACAGACGCTGCCCTTCAGGCACGTACCCCAAAGCGGAGGGGATTCAGAACCGACTACAGTAGTCCATTCACTACCGGGTGGCGGTTTTTTCTACAGGGTTACGCAATAA